Proteins encoded in a region of the Sphingomonas sp. HMP9 genome:
- a CDS encoding M16 family metallopeptidase, translating into MRLLRSALLLTAACLPVAAVAQTAPAPTQGASQVGVKPIAYTERTLRNGLRVYAIRDTGTPNVSVQVWYDVGSKDDPKGKSGFAHMFEHLMFKSTRNLVSEQMDRLTEDVGGYNNASTNDDYTNYYEVIPANHLQRLLFAEADRMASLVVEPKSFESERDVVKEELRQSTLARPYGKLFSVYYPALAYAAHPYARGTIGSLENLEAAGIDDVRAFHATYYRPDNAILVVAGNFDPAQLNAWVDQYFAGIKKPSAAIPRVTVAEPARTTAVTRTVYEPNTPLPAVLVSYHVPADRDADSAALTVLKAVLATGESSRLYETVVYRDQLAQSAEAFLDTKQATGNLVVYAILAGGKTVEAGETALKREVARFRDAPVTAAELAEAKNEILTQSIQSRETAEGKASTLAAAVLIDGDPQAADQQLAAISRVTAADIQRVARKYLGDNQSATIRYMPVAAKPAGGVADTIAVAPSVQVADLKAPANIEIVTPAPEGQRVQPPAPSAPVSPTIPQPVETRLANGMRLVTVERHDLPIVTAYLVTAGGAATDPANRAGVSSLSAELLTKGTKTRSATQIARAVEGLGGAIGSSSGSDGASVDVTVKSDQLAPAMAILADVAINPVFAPEEIERARTQQVDAVTLALKDPAQVAGLVADRAVLGASPYGAPTGGTPLSLKAITRADITAAYARSFRPSQATLIMVGDVTAARAKALAEAQFGGWKSGVAAVAMAPQVTYPKPRVIVVDMPEAGQAGVVVARPAIARSDARYYPLAVGNTVLGGGFSSRLNQEIRIKRGLAYGAGSGLDAGKTQGTVAARTQTKNPTAAEVVTLIAAEMTRMGASLVPAAELDTRKAVLVGNFGRGIETTSGVAGILGAYVQNGVPLDELQRYTGAVGAVDPAAVQAAATALLDPNAASIVVVGDAKQFIGPLRKAYPNVEVIPEAALKLDTATLR; encoded by the coding sequence ATGCGCCTCCTCCGCTCCGCTCTGCTGCTCACTGCAGCATGTCTTCCCGTAGCGGCGGTGGCGCAGACCGCACCTGCCCCCACGCAGGGGGCCTCGCAGGTAGGCGTCAAGCCGATCGCCTATACCGAGCGCACCTTGCGCAATGGCCTTCGCGTGTATGCCATCCGTGACACCGGCACGCCGAACGTCTCGGTACAGGTCTGGTACGACGTCGGCTCCAAGGACGATCCCAAGGGCAAGTCCGGGTTCGCGCACATGTTCGAACACCTCATGTTCAAGTCGACGCGCAACCTGGTGTCGGAGCAGATGGACCGGCTGACCGAGGATGTCGGCGGCTATAACAACGCGTCGACCAACGACGACTATACGAATTATTACGAGGTGATCCCGGCTAATCACCTCCAACGACTGCTGTTCGCCGAGGCCGACCGGATGGCGAGCCTCGTCGTCGAGCCGAAGAGCTTCGAGTCGGAGCGCGACGTGGTGAAGGAGGAGCTGCGCCAGAGCACGCTTGCGCGGCCGTACGGAAAGCTTTTCTCGGTCTATTACCCGGCGCTCGCCTATGCCGCGCATCCCTATGCCCGCGGGACGATCGGTAGCCTGGAGAACCTCGAGGCGGCCGGCATCGACGACGTCCGCGCGTTCCATGCGACCTATTATCGGCCGGACAACGCAATTCTGGTGGTAGCGGGGAATTTCGATCCCGCCCAGTTGAACGCGTGGGTCGACCAGTATTTTGCGGGAATCAAGAAGCCGTCTGCCGCTATCCCTCGCGTGACCGTTGCCGAGCCGGCGCGGACGACTGCGGTGACGCGCACCGTGTACGAGCCGAACACGCCGTTGCCGGCAGTGCTGGTCAGTTATCATGTGCCGGCAGATCGGGATGCCGACAGCGCCGCGCTGACGGTACTGAAGGCGGTGCTCGCGACGGGAGAGAGTTCGAGGCTGTACGAGACCGTCGTATACCGCGACCAGCTCGCACAGTCGGCGGAGGCGTTCCTTGATACCAAGCAGGCGACGGGCAACCTGGTCGTCTATGCGATCCTGGCTGGCGGCAAGACTGTGGAGGCGGGCGAAACCGCGTTGAAGCGCGAAGTCGCACGGTTCCGCGATGCGCCGGTGACGGCGGCCGAACTGGCCGAGGCGAAGAACGAGATCTTGACCCAGTCGATTCAGTCGCGGGAGACTGCTGAAGGCAAGGCGAGCACGCTGGCGGCGGCGGTGCTGATCGACGGCGATCCGCAGGCGGCTGACCAGCAGCTGGCGGCGATCTCGCGGGTGACGGCGGCGGATATCCAGCGGGTCGCGCGCAAATATCTGGGCGATAATCAGTCGGCGACGATCCGCTATATGCCGGTTGCGGCAAAGCCTGCCGGCGGTGTCGCCGATACGATCGCAGTTGCGCCGAGCGTGCAGGTAGCCGACCTGAAGGCGCCAGCGAACATAGAGATCGTCACGCCCGCTCCCGAAGGGCAGCGCGTCCAGCCGCCCGCGCCCAGCGCGCCGGTATCGCCGACGATCCCGCAACCCGTCGAAACGCGCCTTGCAAACGGCATGCGGTTGGTGACGGTGGAGCGGCACGACCTGCCGATCGTGACGGCGTATCTGGTGACCGCGGGCGGCGCGGCGACCGATCCCGCGAACCGTGCCGGTGTCAGTAGTCTGTCGGCGGAACTGCTCACCAAGGGCACGAAGACGCGGTCGGCCACGCAGATCGCGCGAGCGGTCGAGGGGCTTGGCGGAGCGATCGGCAGTTCGTCGGGAAGCGATGGCGCATCGGTCGACGTGACCGTGAAGTCCGACCAGCTTGCGCCGGCCATGGCGATCCTTGCCGACGTGGCGATCAACCCGGTCTTCGCGCCAGAAGAGATCGAGCGTGCGCGGACGCAGCAGGTCGATGCGGTGACGCTAGCCCTGAAGGATCCGGCGCAGGTTGCCGGGCTTGTTGCGGACCGGGCGGTGTTGGGCGCGTCGCCTTACGGCGCGCCGACCGGGGGTACGCCGCTGTCGCTGAAGGCGATTACGCGAGCTGACATCACCGCGGCGTATGCCCGCAGCTTCCGGCCGAGTCAGGCGACGCTGATCATGGTCGGCGACGTCACCGCGGCACGGGCAAAGGCGTTGGCGGAGGCGCAGTTCGGCGGGTGGAAGTCGGGCGTCGCCGCAGTTGCCATGGCGCCGCAGGTCACGTACCCGAAGCCGCGCGTGATCGTCGTCGACATGCCGGAGGCGGGTCAGGCGGGTGTCGTGGTTGCAAGGCCCGCGATTGCACGGTCGGACGCGCGCTATTACCCGCTCGCAGTCGGCAACACGGTCCTGGGCGGCGGCTTCTCGTCGCGGTTGAACCAGGAAATCCGGATCAAACGCGGACTCGCATACGGTGCGGGCAGCGGCCTGGATGCGGGGAAGACCCAGGGCACCGTCGCGGCGCGGACGCAGACCAAGAATCCGACGGCGGCTGAAGTGGTAACGCTGATCGCCGCCGAGATGACGCGGATGGGTGCGTCCCTCGTGCCTGCCGCAGAACTCGACACGCGCAAAGCCGTGCTTGTCGGCAATTTCGGACGCGGGATCGAGACGACGTCCGGCGTCGCCGGAATCCTCGGTGCGTATGTGCAGAACGGCGTGCCGCTGGATGAGCTTCAGCGATACACCGGGGCGGTGGGCGCCGTCGATCCCGCGGCCGTGCAGGCAGCGGCGACCGCGCTGCTCGACCCTAACGCAGCGAGCATTGTCGTGGTCGGTGATGCCAAGCAGTTCATCGGGCCGCTGCGCAAGGCCTATCCAAACGTTGAGGTCATCCCCGAAGCCGCACTAAAGCTCGACACCGCAACCTTACGGTAA
- the uvrA gene encoding excinuclease ABC subunit UvrA: MLTKISVRGAREHNLKDVDIDIPRDTLTVITGLSGSGKSSLAFDTIYAEGQRRYVESLSAYARQFLELMQKPDVDHIEGLSPAISIEQKTTSRNPRSTVATVTEIYDYMRLLWARVGTPYSPATGEPIAAQTVSQMVDRVMALPEGTRLYLLAPVVRGRKGEYRKELAEWQKAGFARVRIDGMIHDIDEAPALDKKYKHDIEVVVDRLVVGGEIATRLAESFETALKLAEGLAYVDPAESPSRLRDGLGEGVSADGAPGDSPSPDPSRKREGSIVEPRTPKSVILGDNAPPGRIVFSEKFACPVSGFTISEIEPRLFSFNAPQGACPACDGLGEKLLFDEDLVVPNHMLSIKKGAVVPWAKSNPPSPYYMQVLGSLAREYKFDIETPWGDLPEDVRNVILHGSKGKPVTLTFIDGKKKYDVSKPFEGVIGNLNRRLLQTESAWMREELNKYQSAAPCEVCGGARLKPEALAVKIAMKDISYATHLSVVDALQFFTDMPQHLGDQQNAIAERILKEIVERLGFLNNVGLDYLNLDRTSGTLSGGESQRIRLASQIGSGLSGVLYVLDEPSIGLHQRDNDMLLKTLRRLRDLGNTVLVVEHDEDAIRTADYIIDMGPGAGVRGGQVVAQGTLKQILKSKGSITADYLNGTREVPVPATRRKGNGKKLTVHNATANNLTGVTASIPLGTFTCVTGVSGSGKSSFTIDTLYAAAARELNGARIVQGKHDKITGLQYLDKVIDIDQSPIGRTPRSNPATYTGSFTQIRDWFAGLPESQARGYKPGRFSFNVKGGRCEACQGDGVLKIEMHFLPDVYVQCDVCHGARYNRETLEVKFKGHSIADVLDMTVEDAAEFFKAVPPIRDKMAMLVEVGLGYVKVGQQATTLSGGEAQRVKLAKELSRRATGNTLYILDEPTTGLHFEDVRKLLEVLHALVEQGNTVVVIEHNLDVIKTADWVLDLGPEGGVKGGEIVAEGTPEKVAKAKGSFTGKYLAPLLVKRT; encoded by the coding sequence ATGCTGACCAAGATTTCCGTACGCGGCGCGCGCGAGCACAACCTCAAGGACGTCGACATCGACATCCCCCGCGACACGCTGACGGTGATCACCGGGCTTTCGGGCTCGGGCAAGTCCTCACTCGCGTTCGACACGATCTACGCCGAGGGCCAGCGCCGCTACGTCGAGAGCCTCAGCGCCTATGCGCGCCAGTTCCTCGAACTGATGCAGAAGCCCGACGTCGACCATATCGAGGGCCTCAGCCCCGCGATCTCGATCGAGCAGAAGACGACCTCGCGCAACCCGCGCTCGACCGTCGCAACCGTCACCGAGATCTACGACTATATGCGCCTGCTCTGGGCGCGCGTCGGTACGCCGTATTCCCCCGCGACCGGCGAACCGATCGCCGCGCAGACCGTCAGCCAGATGGTCGACCGCGTCATGGCGCTCCCCGAGGGCACGCGGCTCTACCTGCTCGCCCCCGTCGTCCGCGGCCGCAAGGGCGAATATCGCAAGGAACTCGCCGAGTGGCAGAAGGCGGGCTTCGCGCGCGTCCGCATCGACGGCATGATCCACGACATCGACGAGGCCCCCGCGCTCGACAAGAAGTACAAGCACGACATCGAGGTCGTCGTCGACCGCCTCGTCGTCGGCGGCGAGATCGCCACGCGTCTGGCCGAAAGCTTCGAAACCGCGCTGAAGCTCGCCGAGGGCCTCGCCTATGTCGACCCCGCCGAATCCCCCTCCCGCTTGCGGGATGGGCTAGGGGAGGGCGTGTCCGCAGACGGCGCGCCCGGCGACAGTCCCTCCCCCGACCCCTCCCGCAAGCGGGAGGGGAGCATTGTCGAACCCCGCACGCCTAAATCGGTGATCCTTGGCGACAATGCGCCTCCTGGCCGCATCGTGTTCAGCGAGAAATTCGCCTGCCCGGTCAGCGGCTTCACCATCTCCGAGATCGAGCCGCGCCTGTTCTCGTTCAACGCCCCCCAGGGCGCGTGCCCGGCCTGCGACGGCCTCGGCGAGAAGCTGCTGTTCGACGAAGACCTCGTCGTCCCCAACCACATGCTCAGCATCAAGAAGGGCGCGGTCGTCCCCTGGGCGAAATCCAACCCGCCGTCGCCCTATTATATGCAGGTCCTCGGCAGCCTCGCGCGCGAATACAAGTTCGACATCGAGACCCCCTGGGGCGACCTCCCCGAGGACGTCCGGAACGTCATCCTGCACGGCTCGAAGGGCAAGCCCGTCACGCTCACATTCATCGACGGCAAGAAGAAATACGACGTGTCGAAGCCGTTCGAGGGCGTCATCGGCAACCTCAACCGCCGCCTGCTCCAGACCGAGAGCGCGTGGATGCGCGAGGAGCTGAACAAATACCAGTCCGCCGCCCCGTGCGAGGTCTGCGGCGGCGCGCGCCTGAAACCCGAGGCGCTCGCGGTCAAGATCGCGATGAAGGACATCTCCTACGCCACGCATCTCTCGGTGGTCGACGCGCTCCAGTTCTTCACCGACATGCCGCAGCATCTCGGCGACCAGCAGAACGCGATCGCCGAACGCATCCTGAAGGAAATCGTCGAACGCCTCGGCTTCCTCAACAATGTCGGCCTCGACTATCTCAACCTCGACCGCACCTCGGGCACGCTCAGCGGCGGCGAAAGCCAGCGCATCCGTCTCGCGTCACAGATCGGCAGCGGCCTCTCCGGCGTGCTCTACGTCCTCGACGAGCCGTCGATCGGCCTGCACCAGCGCGACAACGACATGCTGCTGAAAACGCTGCGTCGTCTGCGCGATCTCGGCAACACCGTGCTCGTCGTCGAGCATGACGAGGACGCGATCCGCACCGCCGACTATATCATCGACATGGGCCCCGGCGCGGGCGTCCGCGGTGGCCAGGTCGTCGCCCAGGGCACGCTCAAGCAGATCCTGAAGTCAAAGGGCAGCATCACCGCCGACTATCTCAACGGCACGCGCGAAGTGCCCGTCCCGGCCACGCGGCGCAAAGGCAACGGCAAGAAGCTCACCGTCCACAACGCCACCGCGAACAATCTGACGGGCGTCACCGCGAGCATCCCGCTCGGCACCTTCACCTGCGTCACCGGCGTGTCGGGGTCGGGCAAGTCGAGCTTCACGATCGACACGCTCTACGCCGCCGCCGCGCGCGAGCTGAACGGCGCGCGCATCGTGCAGGGGAAACACGACAAGATCACCGGCCTGCAATATCTCGACAAGGTCATCGACATCGACCAGTCGCCGATCGGCCGCACCCCGCGCAGCAACCCCGCCACCTACACCGGCAGCTTCACGCAGATCCGCGACTGGTTCGCCGGCCTGCCGGAAAGCCAGGCGCGCGGCTACAAGCCCGGCCGCTTCAGCTTCAACGTCAAGGGCGGCCGCTGCGAGGCGTGCCAGGGCGACGGCGTGCTCAAGATCGAGATGCACTTCCTCCCCGACGTCTATGTGCAGTGCGACGTCTGCCACGGCGCGCGCTACAATCGCGAGACGCTCGAGGTGAAGTTCAAGGGCCACAGCATCGCCGACGTGCTCGACATGACGGTCGAGGACGCTGCCGAGTTCTTCAAGGCGGTCCCCCCGATCCGCGACAAGATGGCGATGCTGGTCGAGGTGGGCCTGGGCTATGTCAAGGTCGGCCAGCAGGCGACGACGCTCTCGGGCGGCGAAGCGCAACGCGTCAAGCTCGCCAAGGAACTCTCCCGCCGCGCCACCGGCAACACGCTGTATATCCTCGACGAACCCACCACCGGCCTCCATTTCGAGGACGTCCGCAAGTTGCTCGAAGTCCTCCACGCGCTGGTCGAGCAAGGCAACACGGTCGTCGTGATCGAACACAATCTCGACGTCATCAAGACCGCCGACTGGGTGCTGGATCTAGGGCCGGAAGGCGGCGTCAAGGGCGGCGAGATCGTCGCCGAAGGCACACCGGAGAAGGTGGCAAAGGCCAAGGGCAGTTTCACTGGCAAGTACCTCGCACCCTTGTTAGTTAAGAGGACTTAG
- a CDS encoding type II toxin-antitoxin system RelE/ParE family toxin, translating to MTLPLVWTDDAASDLLNILDYIGARNFAAAERLNAAIVHAAENLPDHPYIYRSGRLAGTREAVVHPNYLLVYRVAETIEILAILHARQRYP from the coding sequence TTGACGCTGCCGCTCGTCTGGACGGACGATGCGGCAAGCGACCTACTGAACATTCTCGACTATATTGGCGCGCGGAACTTCGCGGCCGCGGAGCGGCTGAACGCCGCGATTGTGCATGCGGCGGAGAACCTGCCCGATCATCCTTACATCTACCGCTCCGGAAGACTGGCCGGAACCCGCGAGGCGGTGGTCCATCCGAACTACCTGCTGGTCTACCGGGTCGCCGAGACGATCGAGATCCTCGCCATCCTCCACGCCCGCCAGCGTTACCCCTGA
- the tgt gene encoding tRNA guanosine(34) transglycosylase Tgt — protein MTSMPTNRPRFDFTISATDGKARTGVIAMQRGDIRTPAFMPVGTAATVKGMKPADVVGAGADIILGNTYHLMLRPGAERVARLGGLHAFSGWSKPILTDSGGYQVMSLADLTKRSEEGVSFKSHLDGTRHLLSPERSIEIQRLLGSNIVMAFDELVPTTSTRDVQAAAMERSMRWAKRSRAAFDAGEAHAENNAIFGIQQGALNEGFRKSSADALIDIGFDGYAVGGLAVGEGQEAMFGCLDFAPDQLPVEKPRYLMGVGKPDDIVGAVERGIDMFDCVMPTRSGRTGQAFTRTGPINIRNAKFAEDMGPLDPACPCPVCATWGRAYLHHLVRSGEMLGAMLMTEHNIWFYETLMADLRAAIASGTLTQFANDFRAMYARKSEGEPK, from the coding sequence ATGACTAGCATGCCGACCAACCGCCCCCGCTTTGACTTCACCATATCCGCCACCGACGGCAAGGCGCGCACCGGTGTCATCGCGATGCAGCGTGGCGACATCCGCACGCCCGCCTTCATGCCGGTCGGCACAGCGGCGACCGTCAAGGGGATGAAGCCCGCCGACGTCGTGGGCGCGGGCGCAGACATCATCCTCGGCAACACCTATCATCTGATGCTGCGGCCCGGTGCGGAACGGGTCGCACGGCTTGGCGGGCTGCACGCATTCTCCGGCTGGTCGAAGCCGATCCTGACCGATTCCGGCGGCTATCAGGTGATGAGTCTCGCAGACCTGACCAAGCGGTCCGAAGAGGGTGTGTCGTTCAAGTCGCATCTCGACGGGACGCGGCACCTGCTGAGTCCCGAGCGATCTATCGAGATCCAGCGGCTGCTGGGTTCAAACATCGTCATGGCGTTCGACGAGCTCGTGCCGACGACCTCAACGCGCGACGTGCAGGCGGCGGCGATGGAGCGATCGATGCGCTGGGCGAAGCGGTCGCGCGCGGCGTTCGACGCGGGCGAGGCGCATGCCGAGAACAACGCGATCTTCGGCATCCAGCAGGGGGCACTGAACGAGGGCTTCCGGAAGTCGTCGGCGGATGCGCTGATCGATATCGGCTTCGATGGCTATGCGGTCGGTGGGCTCGCGGTCGGCGAGGGCCAGGAGGCGATGTTCGGCTGCCTCGACTTCGCGCCAGACCAGTTGCCGGTCGAAAAGCCGCGCTATCTGATGGGGGTGGGCAAGCCCGACGACATCGTCGGCGCAGTCGAGCGCGGGATCGACATGTTCGATTGCGTGATGCCGACGCGCTCAGGGCGGACCGGCCAGGCCTTCACGCGGACCGGCCCGATCAACATCCGCAATGCGAAGTTCGCCGAGGATATGGGGCCACTCGACCCCGCCTGCCCATGCCCGGTCTGCGCGACCTGGGGCCGGGCGTATCTGCATCACCTCGTCCGATCGGGCGAAATGCTTGGCGCAATGCTCATGACGGAGCATAACATCTGGTTCTACGAAACGCTGATGGCGGATCTGCGGGCGGCGATCGCCTCGGGCACGCTGACGCAGTTCGCGAATGATTTCCGCGCGATGTATGCCCGGAAGAGTGAAGGAGAACCCAAGTGA
- a CDS encoding DUF3597 domain-containing protein — translation MSIFSKIKSAIFGEKGPLGGGHFGTPKAAPAPAPQTTAAQPTPIPTSAAPTPQAAPAAPAQAVDVEAVLSGIASKKGSDLNWRTSIVDLMKLLDLDSSLDNRKELATELGYTGAKDGSAEMNMWLIKAVMRELAKNGGTVPANLKD, via the coding sequence ATGAGCATCTTCAGCAAGATCAAGTCCGCCATCTTCGGTGAGAAGGGTCCGCTCGGCGGCGGCCATTTCGGCACGCCCAAGGCAGCGCCCGCACCCGCGCCGCAGACCACCGCCGCCCAGCCCACGCCGATTCCGACGTCTGCGGCACCGACTCCGCAGGCCGCGCCCGCCGCGCCCGCCCAGGCGGTCGATGTCGAAGCCGTCCTCTCGGGTATCGCGTCGAAGAAGGGCTCGGATCTCAACTGGCGCACCTCGATCGTCGACCTGATGAAGCTGCTCGATCTCGATTCGAGCCTGGACAACCGCAAGGAGCTCGCCACCGAGCTCGGCTATACCGGCGCCAAGGACGGCAGCGCGGAGATGAACATGTGGCTGATCAAGGCCGTGATGCGGGAGCTCGCCAAGAACGGCGGCACCGTGCCTGCCAACCTCAAGGATTGA
- a CDS encoding glycine zipper 2TM domain-containing protein, with the protein MRVAMLGLLAASTLVAGCVGDGGSRYGVDPRYRSYDYNRVDPAYGGYDAGRYYRDDRRYRERRLSRNDRVYRGNDGRYYCRRNDGTTGLIVGGVAGGVLGNVIAPGGSGLLGTVLGAAGGALAGRAIDRSSNETRCR; encoded by the coding sequence ATGCGCGTTGCGATGCTGGGCCTGTTGGCCGCCTCCACCTTGGTTGCCGGTTGCGTCGGCGACGGCGGCAGCCGCTACGGCGTCGACCCGCGCTATCGCTCCTACGACTATAACCGGGTCGATCCCGCTTATGGTGGCTATGATGCCGGCCGCTATTATCGCGACGACCGTCGCTACCGCGAGCGTCGCCTGTCGCGCAACGACCGCGTCTATCGTGGCAATGACGGCCGTTACTATTGCCGCCGCAACGACGGCACCACCGGGCTGATCGTCGGCGGAGTTGCGGGCGGCGTGCTCGGCAACGTCATCGCCCCCGGCGGTTCGGGCTTGCTCGGAACCGTGCTCGGCGCCGCTGGCGGTGCACTCGCCGGTCGTGCGATCGATCGCTCCAGCAACGAGACCCGCTGCCGGTAA
- the relB gene encoding type II toxin-antitoxin system RelB family antitoxin, which yields MSELNPIESEFATSEDAAAYDAWFRAKVERAMTSDAPSIPHAEVMAMAQDILDKYKPR from the coding sequence ATGTCGGAGCTAAACCCCATCGAGTCGGAGTTCGCGACCAGTGAGGATGCCGCCGCGTACGACGCGTGGTTCCGCGCCAAGGTCGAGCGTGCGATGACGTCGGATGCACCCAGCATTCCACACGCTGAAGTGATGGCAATGGCGCAGGATATCCTCGACAAATACAAGCCGCGTTGA
- a CDS encoding cold-shock protein, translating to MAITGTVKFFNADKGYGFIAPDGGGNDAFVHITAVERAGMPTLNQNQRVTYELEPDKRGKQSAVNLQPAD from the coding sequence ATGGCTATCACCGGAACCGTCAAGTTTTTCAACGCCGACAAGGGCTATGGCTTCATCGCGCCGGATGGCGGCGGCAACGATGCATTCGTGCACATCACCGCGGTTGAGCGCGCCGGCATGCCGACGCTGAACCAGAACCAGCGCGTCACCTACGAGCTCGAGCCCGACAAGCGTGGCAAGCAGTCGGCCGTGAACCTCCAGCCAGCCGATTGA
- a CDS encoding cell wall hydrolase codes for MKRIWAAMVVMVLVVGAGISAHAALRAMSARSAAKDRANAAIAVRVSAPSPALPSQEIAAPAAGVTGTIDLPDLPIPAGATLDAGIVPARPFSMAGVSALDRDRALQCLTAAIYYEAASEPDAGQQAVAQVILNRARHPAFPATVCGVVYQGSEHAGCQFSFACDGAMMRVPARAAWIRAARAGGMALAGYVYAPVGLATHYHTYAVTPAWNRSMVMTDVVGAHFFHRWKGYWGTSAAVNQRYAGGEPVPGPHRAVALTAPPTPQMIAAATAGAVAVPVPTTAGVALAQAKPVVSVAPAPAAADMPPPESQILDRWKDSGKPLK; via the coding sequence ATGAAGCGCATTTGGGCGGCGATGGTCGTCATGGTGCTGGTCGTCGGCGCCGGTATCTCGGCACACGCCGCACTCCGCGCGATGTCGGCGCGTAGCGCGGCCAAGGACCGGGCGAACGCCGCAATTGCGGTACGGGTATCCGCCCCTTCTCCCGCGCTCCCCAGTCAGGAGATCGCCGCGCCCGCGGCCGGGGTTACGGGCACCATCGACCTCCCCGACCTGCCGATCCCGGCGGGCGCTACACTTGACGCGGGCATCGTCCCTGCGCGGCCGTTCTCAATGGCTGGCGTGTCGGCGCTGGACCGCGACCGTGCGCTGCAATGCCTCACGGCGGCGATCTACTATGAAGCGGCATCGGAACCCGATGCGGGCCAACAGGCCGTTGCCCAGGTGATTCTCAACCGTGCCCGACATCCAGCCTTTCCGGCGACCGTGTGCGGCGTGGTGTACCAAGGCTCCGAACATGCCGGCTGCCAGTTCAGCTTCGCCTGCGACGGTGCCATGATGCGGGTGCCGGCGCGCGCCGCGTGGATCCGTGCGGCACGGGCGGGCGGCATGGCGCTGGCTGGCTATGTCTATGCGCCGGTAGGGTTGGCGACGCATTATCATACCTATGCGGTGACGCCGGCGTGGAACCGGAGCATGGTGATGACCGACGTCGTCGGCGCGCATTTCTTCCATCGGTGGAAGGGATATTGGGGCACGTCGGCAGCAGTCAACCAGCGTTATGCTGGCGGCGAACCGGTTCCGGGGCCGCATAGGGCGGTGGCACTGACCGCACCGCCGACGCCGCAGATGATCGCGGCTGCCACGGCTGGAGCGGTTGCTGTTCCGGTGCCGACTACGGCGGGGGTCGCCTTGGCGCAGGCTAAGCCCGTTGTTTCGGTAGCACCGGCGCCGGCGGCGGCCGACATGCCGCCGCCGGAGTCGCAGATCCTCGACCGGTGGAAGGACTCGGGCAAACCGCTGAAGTAG
- a CDS encoding BrnA antitoxin family protein, with the protein MDDPIFPDEDTPEWTDDQVDRAELAVGGKVLRPANGTLTRAGRPPLGDAAKQQVTLRLDPDVLAKFREGGPGWQGRINAALRAAVGLQG; encoded by the coding sequence TTGGATGACCCCATTTTCCCTGACGAGGATACGCCGGAATGGACCGATGATCAGGTCGACCGGGCAGAGTTGGCAGTCGGCGGGAAGGTTTTGCGTCCTGCGAACGGAACGCTGACGCGGGCCGGGCGGCCGCCGTTGGGGGATGCGGCGAAGCAGCAGGTGACGTTGCGGCTCGATCCGGACGTGCTGGCGAAGTTTCGCGAGGGAGGGCCGGGGTGGCAGGGGCGGATCAATGCGGCGTTGCGGGCGGCGGTGGGGCTTCAGGGGTAA
- a CDS encoding BrnT family toxin: MEISFDPVKRDWTMAERQLDFADAERVFAGTTLTQEDDRDVYPEPRFQTYGRLDGRIVLVVWTPTDAGVRVISMRNCHDKESRRIAPRLG; this comes from the coding sequence GTGGAGATCAGCTTCGATCCCGTGAAACGCGACTGGACGATGGCGGAGCGACAGCTCGATTTTGCCGACGCCGAACGGGTGTTCGCCGGGACGACGCTGACGCAGGAAGACGATCGGGACGTGTATCCGGAGCCGCGCTTCCAGACCTATGGCCGGCTCGACGGGCGGATCGTGCTGGTGGTGTGGACGCCGACCGACGCGGGTGTCCGCGTGATTTCGATGAGGAACTGTCATGACAAGGAAAGCCGCCGCATCGCCCCCCGTCTTGGATGA
- a CDS encoding EF-hand domain-containing protein, with amino-acid sequence MLLALAMLQAITAAPPPAGTPQPPATIFAEPAALFIAACDANGDGRVTQVELTPCVARSYASAEGAATGSIGYIAFADWAQSWLGDRNALPSPFEVDRDGDNRITLPELQTRFAQFFARFDRDKDGVLTRTELITIRGAPAGDRYGIRKKR; translated from the coding sequence ATGCTGCTCGCACTCGCTATGCTCCAGGCCATCACCGCCGCGCCGCCGCCCGCGGGCACGCCGCAGCCGCCCGCGACGATCTTCGCCGAGCCGGCCGCGCTGTTCATCGCGGCGTGCGACGCCAACGGCGATGGGCGCGTGACGCAGGTCGAGCTGACCCCGTGCGTCGCGCGCAGTTACGCAAGCGCCGAGGGTGCGGCGACCGGGTCGATCGGGTACATCGCCTTTGCCGACTGGGCGCAATCATGGCTAGGTGATCGCAACGCATTGCCGAGCCCGTTCGAGGTCGATCGAGACGGCGACAACCGGATCACGCTACCCGAACTTCAGACGCGGTTCGCGCAGTTCTTCGCGCGGTTCGACCGCGACAAGGACGGCGTGCTGACCCGCACCGAACTCATCACCATCCGCGGCGCGCCGGCCGGCGATCGCTACGGCATCCGCAAGAAGCGTTGA